The window GTGCTGGAGCTTCTCAGGGGGCAATGGATGCCTCGAATATGTTGAAGCCTGCATTGGCCAGGGGAGAACTCCATTGTATAGGAGCTACCACCATCGATGAATACAGGAAATATATTGAAAAGGATGCTGCCCTTGAAAGGCGCTTTCAGCCTGTACTCGTAGAAGAACCCAGTGTAGAAGATACCATTGCGATCTTAAGAGGACTCAAAGAAAAATACGAAGTTCATCACGGAGTTAGGATAAAGGATTCGGCTATTGTGGCCGCAGCAACTCTTTCTCATAGATACATTACTGATAGGTTTCTCCCTGATAAGGCCATTGATCTAATTGACGAGGCAGCTGCAAAATTGAGGATAGAGATAGATAGTCTTCCTTCTGATATAGACGAGATCGAAAGGAAGATCATGCAACTGGAGATTGAGAGGGAGGCCCTCAAGAAAGAGAGTGATCCTGCCTCTAAGGATAGGCTTGAAAAAATAGAAAAAGAACTTGCAGATCTCAGAGAAGAGAGCGATGCCCTCAAGGCCAGATGGAGCCAGGAAAAGGGCATCATACAGAAGATTAGAGACATAAAGGAGCGTATTGATCAACTGAGGATAGAGGCTGAGAGGTTCCAGAGGGAAGGCGATCTCAATAAGGTGGCAGAGATACTCTATGGCGAGATTCCAAAACTTCAGAAAGAACTGGAGCAGGAGCAGCACAGACTTGCTGAGATTCAACAGGATGGAAAGAGCATGTTGAAAGAGGAAGTGGATGCCGAAGACATTGCTGCAATTATCTCTAAGTGGACTGGTATCCCTGTAAGCAAACTACTCGAGGGTGAGCGAGAAAAATTAGTGCACATGGAGGATCGTCTAAGCCAGCGTGTGGTCGGACAGCACGAGGCAATTGTGGCCGTATCAAACGCGGTCAGAAGGGCAAGGGCAGGGCTCCAGGATCCAAATAGACCTATTGGCTCCTTTATTTTCCTTGGCCCCACAGGGGTTGGTAAGACAGAGCTTGCGAGAGCCCTTGCAGAATTTATGTTCGATACCGAACAGGCAATGATCAGGATCGACATGAGCGAATTCATGGAAAAACACGCTGTTGCACGCCTCATAGGTGCTCCGCCAGGCTATGTTGGATATGAGGAAGGCGGTTATTTAACAGAGGCAGTGCGCAGACGGCCCTATTCTGTGATCCTGTTTGATGAAATTGAAAAGGCACATCCAGATGTGTTCAATGTACTTCTTCAGATACTCGATGACGGACGCCTTACTGATGGTAAGGGCCGTACAGTAGACTTTAAGAATACCATAATTATTATGACATCGAATATTGGTAGCGATCTTATCCAGACTATTTCTGATAGGGAAGAGATGGAAAGAAGGGTCATGGAGGCCTTAAAGCTCCATTTCAGGCCCGAATTTTTAAATAGGGTAGATGATAAAATCATATTCCATGCACTTACCCGGGAAGATCTCAAGAAGATTGTTGATATTCAGATTCGCAATCTCAAAAAGCGTCTAAAAGAGCACAATTTTGATATAGAACTCACTGACCGGGTGAAGTCATGGCTTGCTGAAGTAGGATATGATCCAAACTATGGTGCAAGACCTCTTAAAAGGGCAATTCAGCGCTATATAGAAGACCCTCTGGCATTAAAGGTACTTGAAGGTAGTTTTAAAGAGGGGGATAAGATCATAGTTGACCTAGATGAAAATAACCATGTAGAATTCAGACATGCTGAATAATGACACTGTAGTATTATCTCTTTAGAAAAGAGGCTGGGAAACCAAAGGTTTCCTGGCCTCTTTTATTTTGGGAGTTTATATTTGGCTCTACCGCATATGGATATAAGTCTTTTGGCCACTGCAGGTATTATGATACTTGCAGCATACATAGGAGGCAGATTAGCCAATCTCATAGGTCTACCTAGAATTAGCGGTTATCTTTTTGCTGGAATATTACTGGGCGAAAACCTAGCCAATCTGGTCCCAAAACACGCAGTAGCAGTAGAGTTCTCTTGGATTACCAGCGTTGCCCTCTGTATTATTGGATACGGAATTGGAGGAAGTCTTGAATTTAAAAGGTTAGCCCGTCTTGGGAGTACAATATTTTGGATCACTTTTTTCCAGGCTATTGGAGCCTTGGTGTTTTCTACCATAGCAATTTACGTTGCACTTCGGCTTTTTGGGCCAAGTGAAATGCTCATGACAAATACGATTATTTCAATGAGCTTGACTGTGGGTGCCATCTGTGTTGCCACGGCACCAAGCTCTGTACTTGCAGTCATCTCTGAGACCGGTGCACGAGGTGTATATACAGATATCCTTTTAGGGGTAGTTGCGCTTGATGACGGTGTAACTCTTTTGATCTTTGCAGCAGTAATGGCATTGATTCAGGGAATATTAAGGCCTGAAGGCCTAAATTTACACACTTTGTTAGTACCATTGTGGGAAATAGTCGGTTCAATATCGATTGGCTGCCTGTTTGCCTTTTTGATGAGCAAGCTCCTAACAGGGATTTATGAAGAAGG is drawn from Dissulfuribacter thermophilus and contains these coding sequences:
- a CDS encoding cation:proton antiporter, with the protein product MALPHMDISLLATAGIMILAAYIGGRLANLIGLPRISGYLFAGILLGENLANLVPKHAVAVEFSWITSVALCIIGYGIGGSLEFKRLARLGSTIFWITFFQAIGALVFSTIAIYVALRLFGPSEMLMTNTIISMSLTVGAICVATAPSSVLAVISETGARGVYTDILLGVVALDDGVTLLIFAAVMALIQGILRPEGLNLHTLLVPLWEIVGSISIGCLFAFLMSKLLTGIYEEGAILKVILGALILIAGLCPHIHCSPILASMSVGCFIVNYEKRHNLFFQSTDPIENAVFGLFFALAGAHMDFRVLSSFWHLSLVILVFRFLGKQFGVFLGSSVSKTDERVKKYLGIGLFPQAGVSIGLILVGAQYFDRWIGELLINFVIGSVIFNEIISPPLLKWCLTKAGETTR
- the clpB gene encoding ATP-dependent chaperone ClpB, with product MQFEKFTLKSQEALQSAQALCSQLQHQQIEPEHLLKVLIEQDDGIVPSILKKLGVEVEAVKAEMDEALRAYPKVSGAGVQVYLSPSLNQILQNAFAVASNMKDEYVSQEHILLALLDAGHTKAAQALTSRGVTKDAVLKALTSIRGSQRITDPNPEDKYQALEKYGKDLTALARQGKLDPVIGRDDEIRRVIQVLSRRTKNNPVLIGEPGVGKTAIVEGLAQRIVSGDIPETLRDRRIVALDMGALIAGAKFRGEFEDRLKAVLKEVAEKQGEIILFIDEIHTLVGAGASQGAMDASNMLKPALARGELHCIGATTIDEYRKYIEKDAALERRFQPVLVEEPSVEDTIAILRGLKEKYEVHHGVRIKDSAIVAAATLSHRYITDRFLPDKAIDLIDEAAAKLRIEIDSLPSDIDEIERKIMQLEIEREALKKESDPASKDRLEKIEKELADLREESDALKARWSQEKGIIQKIRDIKERIDQLRIEAERFQREGDLNKVAEILYGEIPKLQKELEQEQHRLAEIQQDGKSMLKEEVDAEDIAAIISKWTGIPVSKLLEGEREKLVHMEDRLSQRVVGQHEAIVAVSNAVRRARAGLQDPNRPIGSFIFLGPTGVGKTELARALAEFMFDTEQAMIRIDMSEFMEKHAVARLIGAPPGYVGYEEGGYLTEAVRRRPYSVILFDEIEKAHPDVFNVLLQILDDGRLTDGKGRTVDFKNTIIIMTSNIGSDLIQTISDREEMERRVMEALKLHFRPEFLNRVDDKIIFHALTREDLKKIVDIQIRNLKKRLKEHNFDIELTDRVKSWLAEVGYDPNYGARPLKRAIQRYIEDPLALKVLEGSFKEGDKIIVDLDENNHVEFRHAE